From the genome of Xyrauchen texanus isolate HMW12.3.18 chromosome 22, RBS_HiC_50CHRs, whole genome shotgun sequence, one region includes:
- the nrbf2a gene encoding nuclear receptor binding factor 2a, translated as MLDCIQMEVKDSPLNRAHLYGRKADQLVAKEKYEEAILYHINAAELLKEALSLTHTLHTLRNKIKLSLELQRGRHIRQQQLIKVSSKWAKLKGKSLVNSSKHNSSLSTQRFLASTKMPSHTVVQHESQRPQLGWKTAKDDKTRLEEQSTAIAGLWRLMAVLLIENERLLEEHEKIKAEDAFLRRDLNEEHQNPEAPLDQPAKMFSPLV; from the exons ATGCTGGATTGTATTCAAATGGAAGTAAAGGACAGCCCTCTGAATCGT GCCCATCTTTATGGCCGAAAGGCAGACCAGTTGGTGGCCAAAGAAAAGTATGAGGAGGCGATTTTATACCACATTAATGCAGCAG AGCTCTTGAAAGAGGCCCTATCATTGACACACA CTTTACACACTCTCAGAAATAAG ATAAAGCTATCTTTAGAGCTCCAGAGAGGCAGACATATCCGACAGCAGCAACTGATCAAGGTGAGTTCCAAATGGGCTAAACTCAAAGGAAAGTCACTAGTGAACTCATCAAAACACAACTCATCCCTGTCAACACAACGTTTCTTGGCCTCCACCAAAATGCCCAGTCATACAGTCGTCCAACATGAAAGCCAGCGACCTCAACTTGGCTGGAAGACTGCCAAAGATGACAAGACTCGCCTGGAGGAGCAGAGCACTGCCATAGCTGGCTTGTGGAGGCTCATGGCGGTTCTGCTGATAGAGAATGAGCGGTTACTGGAGGAACATGAGAAAATAAAAGCAGAGGATGCTTTTCTGAGGAGAGACCTTAATGAGGAGCATCAGAACCCAGAAGCTCCTCTAGATCAACCTGCTAAGATGTTTTCACCATTGGTATGA
- the LOC127662757 gene encoding early growth response protein 2b-like, whose product MRALTEGEPKRVNTSIKHQLGHKSSVINLRKFNFVICGERKNPRIKMTATANTGDKITASLNDFMRAFPQNIYFLDEIQIPPSLPTGFSDVEGGVCSDQFSEASGGGLSTDSFGVEKRGLDLAESSKYFPHSAPLAYSGKISIDAQGGWNQEGIINFSVSAGVQGRASSPGSFTTGSPSPTDLTSVCSKTGQTLPNMEHLYTSPPTYTCSADGYQDPSAYLPTSSCPITYATPSYSAPKSTIDGAMFSIIPDYRGFYQTSNSQRDMTMFQDIKPFSCSLESIRVPPPLTPLNTIRNFTLACPVDGSRPQVDANPQNIPLRPILRPRKYPNRPCKTPVHERPYPCPAEGCDRRFSRSDELTRHVRIHTGHRPFQCRICMRSFSRSDHLTTHMRTHTGEKPFSCDFCGKKFARSDERRRHTKIHQRQKDKKLAVPPLN is encoded by the exons ATGCGCGCGTTAACTGAAGGTGAACCGAAGCGCGTGAACACATCAATAAAACATCAATTAGGCCACAAAAGCTCTGTGATCAACTTGAGAAAATTCAACTTTGTCAtttgtggagagagaaaaaacccGAGGATCAAAATGACAGCAACAGCTAATACTGGAGATAAAATCACTGCGTCGCTAAACGACTTCATGCGCGCGTTCCCACAAAACATCTACTTTCTGGATGAGATTCAGATCCCCCCATCACTGCCGACAGGCTTCTCTGATGTAGAAGGGGGCGTCTGTTCTGATCAATTCAGTGAGGCGTCGGGAG GTGGCTTGAGCACCGACAGTTTCGGCGTGGAGAAACGGGGCCTTGACCTAGCAGAGTCGAGCAAGTACTTCCCGCACAGTGCGCCTCTTGCCTACTCAGGGAAAATTTCCATCGACGCGCAAGGAGGTTGGAATCAAGAGGGGATAATCAACTTCAGTGTCAGTGCTGGGGTACAAGGCAGGGCATCATCACCGGGATCCTTCACCACAGGCTCTCCCAGTCCCACAGACCTCACTTCAGTCTGCTCCAAAACAGGCCAAACTCTTCCCAACATGGAGCATTTGTACACAAGTCCTCCCACTTACACCTGCAGTGCTGACGGATACCAGGACCCCTCAGCCTATCTGCCCACCAGCTCATGTCCCATAACATATGCCACTCCGTCCTATTCCGCTCCCAAGTCTACCATAGATGGAGCAATGTTCTCCATCATTCCTGACTACAGGGGTTTCTATCAGACCAGCAACAGCCAAAGGGACATGACTATGTTTCAGGACATAAAACCTTTTTCGTGCTCTTTGGAGTCTATTAGAGTCCCTCCACCTCTGACTCCCTTGAACACGATAAGAAATTTTACTCTGGCGTGTCCGGTAGATGGGTCAAGGCCACAGGTAGACGCCAATCCACAAAATATCCCACTCAGGCCGATACTGCGGCCACGAAAATACCCGAACCGACCGTGCAAGACACCGGTGCATGAGCGACCGTACCCATGTCCGGCTGAGGGATGTGACCGGAGATTCTCTCGCTCGGATGAGCTCACGCGACACGTGCGTATCCACACCGGGCACCGGCCATTCCAGTGCCGGATCTGCATGCGCAGCTTCAGCCGGAGTGACCACCTCACGAcccacatgcgcacacacacgggCGAAAAGCCCTTCTCTTGTGACTTCTGCGGCAAAAAGTTCGCAAGGAGCGACGAAAGAAGGAGGCACACAAAAATCCACCAGAGACAGAAGGATAAAAAACTGGCTGTGCCTCCTCTTAACTAA